From Macaca mulatta isolate MMU2019108-1 chromosome 3, T2T-MMU8v2.0, whole genome shotgun sequence, the proteins below share one genomic window:
- the LOC114676722 gene encoding uncharacterized protein LOC114676722, whose amino-acid sequence MPAGTRLGAREGPVIVWCLRASRVCAEARVSPWGAWRTATVHTWAGHVWEHVCPCVHTPRARPGSPETAPSPCTAGDSGRRRRVGLASCLMRAAFRDFCCRPSGLCLQSRWSKRLSACSLDPADIFPETAGNIIVMWDAGDGTGATQTQLCPLELTASRQPAERERGPANNSTRGSRDNMREVGGECLASLGSQGGPDKQVHGLRHGGCLGTSSWGRKRQVQKPWGRMRCWLPHSLAQGTSEQHPPEARAVLVCMGQAPERTREAPRSEGDGGQGWAVQRMRG is encoded by the exons ATGCCGGCCGGCACACGACTCGGAGCACGAGAGGGGCCTGTGATCGTGTGGTGCTTACGTGCTTCACGCGTGTGTGCGGAAGCACGGGTGAGCCCGTGGGGAGCATGGCGCACTGCCACTGTGCACACGTGGGCCGGCCATGTGTGGGAACACGTGTGTCCCTGTGTGCACACACCCAGAGCCCGTCCCGGCAGCCCGGAGACGGCTCCTTCCCCTTGTACAGCTGGAGACTCCGGAAGGAGGAGGCGGGTCGGGCTGGCCTCCTGCTTGATGAGG GCAGCCTTCCGTGACTTCTGCTGTCGCCCCAGTGGCCTCTGTCTCCAGAGCAGGTGGAGCAAGAGGCTATCTGCTTGCTCCCTGGACCCAGCGGACATATTCCCAGAGACAG CTGGAAATATCATTGTGATGTGGGATGCTGGAGATGGGACAGGAGCCACACAGACCCAGCTTTGCCCTCTGGAACTCACAGCATCCCGGCAGccggcagagagagagagagggccgGCAAACAACTCCACGAGGGGGTCCCGCGATAACATGCGAGAAGTGGGTGGAGAATGCCTGGCAAGCCTGGGTAGCCAAGGAGGGCCGGACAAGCAGGTGCATGGGCTCAGACATGGAGGGTGCCTGGGGACATCATCCTGGGGCAGGAAACGGCAGGTGCAAAAGCCCTGGGGCCGGATGAGGTGCTGGCTCCCTCACTCCCTTGCTCAGGGAACATCTGAGCAGCACCCCCCAGAAGCAAGGGCTGTGCTCGTGTGCATGGGCCAAGCTCCGGAGAGAACTCGGGAGGCTCCCAGGTCTGAGGGGGATGGGGGCCAGGGCTGGGCGGTGCAGAGGATGAGGGGATGA